A stretch of DNA from Desmospora activa DSM 45169:
GTCGGGCGAATCAGAATTTACTAGATGGCTGGAGCAAGTCGAATCGAAGGATGTCGTGAAGCAGTAGTGGAAAAGATGAGGAGTAATGTACATGAGTGGGAATCCGATTAAGTTGCTGGAAGGGAAGCGAGTCTACCTGCGACCGCCTGAACAGCAAGATGCGGAAACGGTTTATCGAAGTCTGCACAACAGGGAAGGGCGTCGCCTTACCGGACAAAACCGGGTTTTTTCGCGGCAGTTTGTGACGGAGTGGTTGGAAAAGGTTGTGCGGGATCCGGATCGTCGGTTTTTGGTGATTGTCTCCCAGGAGGATGATACTCTGCTGGGGGATGTCGAACTTAACGATATCGACTGGTACCATCGGAGTGCCAACATCCGCGTTGAACTTGTCGATGAGCAAATTTACGGGCGTGGATACGGTACAGAGGCGCTGGGATTGATGCTGGATCATGGCTTTGGCATTCTCAATCTCCATCGAATTCATCTGGAGGTATATACCTTCAATGCGCGTGCAATCCAAGTGTATGAAAAATTAGGTTTTCAACGGGAGGGAATCAAGCGGGAGGCGTTATTTTACAATCATGTGTACCACGATGTCATTCAGATGGGGATTTTGGCACGGGAGTGGCGAACGAACAAGGAAATATAATGGGATGCTGTGCATCCTCCCTTGTACCCAACTTCTGAGATTACCGCTCTCTTGGAGAGAAGCACAAGGCGGTACACTGTGATGAGAAGAACGGAAGGTACACGGTCTCTTAGCTTGGTCATTTTCATCGAGAGTCTGAAAAGCCTACAGCCGTTCATCATTTGAACAACTGTAGGCTTTTTTGCGTCGTTATTGTGTTTGCGATTTTATTTCTGTCTCTTCCTCCCAGCATTCCACGTTTTTTAAACCGGAGATGCTGTTTTTGGTGAAGACTGGGTCTTTTCCTTCTTTGCGTTGACGGGTATAGTCCTGGAGAGCAGCGAATGCAATTTTGCCCAAAAGGGCGATGGCGATCAGGTTGGGCAAGGTCATCAAGGCCATAAATAGATCGCCCATTTCCCATACAATCTCTAGATCTTGCGTTGCTCCAAACAACAGAAAGGCGAAAAAGATAACTTGGTAGAGGCGGAGCCAAAGGGGGTTTGCCCGCATAAATTCGATGTTGGTCTCTCCGTAGTAGTAGTTGCCCAACAACGAGCTGAATGCAAACAGAAAAATCATGATCGCTACAAAACCGGGTGCCCACGAGCCGATGGCGTTGGCAAGAGAAGCTTGGGTTAACTCAATCCCCTTTAAGCCGGAATCCCAATCGCCTGCGAACAGAACGATAAAAGCTGTAGCGCTGCAAATCAGTAAGGTGTCCGTAAAAACACCCAAAGCCTGAATCAGGCCCTGTTTGACCGGATGACTGACATTGGCGGTGGCGGCAGCGTTGGGGGCGCTTCCCATTCCTGCTTCATTGGAGAATAGACCACGCCGAATCCCTTCCATCAGGGCGGCACCCAGCCCACCGCCAACAGCGGCTTCTAAACCGAATGCACTTTTAAAGATTAAGAGGAATACCGCAGGAATCATTTGAAAGTGAGTGGCGATGATGTACAGCGCGACCAGGATATAAACAATGGCCATGGCGGGTACGATCGCTTGGGCTACCTGTGCAATCCGCTTCACTCCACCAAAGATGATAATCGCCATCAATGCCGCGATGATGAGTCCGATCCAGAGACGATCGATTCCAAAGGCATTTTGAAAAGCGAGGGTGATCGTGTTGGCCTGAACGGAGTTAAAGATAAATCCAAAACACAAGATCAGCAAGACGGAAAAGAGCAAGCCCATCCAGCGCGCTCCCAAGGCCTTTTCCATGTAATAGGACGGACCGCCGCGAAAGGTGCTACCGTCGCGCACCTTATAAATTTGGGCTAAGGTGCTTTCCACAAATGCGGAGGCGGCTCCGATCAAGGCGATTAACCACATCCAGAAAACGGCGCCGGGACCACCGGTGGCAATAGCGAGAGCAACACCGGCAAGATTGCCAGTTCCTACTCGCGATGCGGTGCTAATGCAAAAGGCTTGAAAGGATGAGATCCCTTTGCGGCCAGGAGTTGATTTTACTCCTTCCCCCAGCATGCGAATCATTTCTTTTAGCATCCGAAACTGGACGAAGCCGGAGCGAATGGTAAAGTATAGGCCCAACCCCAACAGGGACGCAATCAATACATAGGTCCATAAAATATCGTTACCAGTGGATACAATCAGTTCTAACCACTTCAAATTTTCTCAACACCTCTTTTAATACGTCATTTTTCCTAACATGTATACTAAAAACCCTATCATACATCGCTGTAGATATCCAATCGATAGAAGGAGTTGACAGAAAGCAAGAAAAATGAGGGGTCTCTCGTGCTCCCCTCTTGCTGTTTGTGAAAATATGAATCAGACAAGTCGCAAAGGGGTGGCCCGATGGAAGAGTGGAATTTTCTGGGGCGAAGTGTGTTGCCG
This window harbors:
- a CDS encoding GNAT family N-acetyltransferase, which translates into the protein MSGNPIKLLEGKRVYLRPPEQQDAETVYRSLHNREGRRLTGQNRVFSRQFVTEWLEKVVRDPDRRFLVIVSQEDDTLLGDVELNDIDWYHRSANIRVELVDEQIYGRGYGTEALGLMLDHGFGILNLHRIHLEVYTFNARAIQVYEKLGFQREGIKREALFYNHVYHDVIQMGILAREWRTNKEI
- a CDS encoding alanine/glycine:cation symporter family protein; this encodes MKWLELIVSTGNDILWTYVLIASLLGLGLYFTIRSGFVQFRMLKEMIRMLGEGVKSTPGRKGISSFQAFCISTASRVGTGNLAGVALAIATGGPGAVFWMWLIALIGAASAFVESTLAQIYKVRDGSTFRGGPSYYMEKALGARWMGLLFSVLLILCFGFIFNSVQANTITLAFQNAFGIDRLWIGLIIAALMAIIIFGGVKRIAQVAQAIVPAMAIVYILVALYIIATHFQMIPAVFLLIFKSAFGLEAAVGGGLGAALMEGIRRGLFSNEAGMGSAPNAAATANVSHPVKQGLIQALGVFTDTLLICSATAFIVLFAGDWDSGLKGIELTQASLANAIGSWAPGFVAIMIFLFAFSSLLGNYYYGETNIEFMRANPLWLRLYQVIFFAFLLFGATQDLEIVWEMGDLFMALMTLPNLIAIALLGKIAFAALQDYTRQRKEGKDPVFTKNSISGLKNVECWEEETEIKSQTQ